A stretch of the Arachis stenosperma cultivar V10309 chromosome 6, arast.V10309.gnm1.PFL2, whole genome shotgun sequence genome encodes the following:
- the LOC130934312 gene encoding B3 domain-containing protein At2g36080-like, with protein sequence MSSSETPQRWTQQQQEEAKDNINEDEMNNNKELMFEKVLTPSDVGMLNRLVVPKSHAEAHFPTGADGYSAEGKGLLLNFEDQSGKQWKFRYCYWSSSQSYVLTKGWGRYVRENHLSAGDVVLFKRHRLHPNNFFVSWRGRDAGTMPPAARKRGRRRRRRDEGASGGDVVVSDAAVSVSVGWRVPRCERNDNGGKPFEFRFEDAEAVRGEHGIE encoded by the exons ATGTCATCATCAGAAACACCCCAACGGTGGACTCagcaacaacaagaagaagcaaAAGATAATATCAATGAAGATGAAATGAATAATAATAAGGAGCTGATGTTCGAGAAGGTTCTTACTCCAAGCGACGTTGGGATGCTCAACCGCCTCGTCGTCCCAAAGTCCCACGCGGAGGCGCATTTTCCGACCGGCGCCGACGGATACTCGGCCGAAGGGAAGGGCCTGCTTCTGAATTTCGAGGACCAATCGGGAAAACAATGGAAGTTCCGTTACTGCTATTGGAGCAGCAGCCAGAGCTATGTTCTCACCAAAGGATGGGGCCGCTACGTTAGGGAAAACCACCTTTCTGCTGGCGACGTCGTTTTGTTCAAGAGGCACCGCCTCCATCCAAATAATTTCTTTGTTAGTTGGAGGGGCCGCGATGCTGGGACCATGCCCCCGGCGGCTAGAAAGagggggaggaggaggaggaggagggatGAGGGTGCCAGTGGTGGTGATGTGGTGGTGAGTGATGCCGCTGTTTCTGTTTCTGTGGG GTGGAGAGTGCCAAGGTGCGAACGAAACGACAATGGTGGGAAACCCTTTGAGTTCAGGTTCGAGGATGCTGAGGCTGTTCGGGGTGAACATggaattgaataa